In Dysgonomonadaceae bacterium zrk40, one genomic interval encodes:
- the rfbB gene encoding dTDP-glucose 4,6-dehydratase produces MKTILITGGAGFIGSHLVRRFVNHYPGTRIINLDLLTYAGNLSNLEDVADKPNYLFLQADICDFEQMRKLFSQHEVEGVIHLAAESHVDRSITDPFSFARTNVMGTLNLLQAAREQWGDQHHDRLFYHVSTDEVYGALPLGEGFFTEESRYEPHSPYSASKASSDHFVRAYHDTYRLPVVISNCSNNYGPNQFPEKLIPLFIRNIRENKSLPVYGKGENVRDWLYVEDHAAAIDLIFHRGRVGETYNIGGWNEWRNIDLIRLLIKTVDRQLGRPAGASDHLITYVTDRAGHDLRYAIDATKIRKELGWEPSLRFEEGIEKTVEWYLNHQQWLDDIASGAYQQREV; encoded by the coding sequence ATGAAGACTATTTTAATCACGGGAGGAGCCGGTTTTATCGGTTCACATTTGGTTCGCCGTTTCGTAAACCATTATCCGGGTACCCGGATCATCAACCTCGACCTGCTCACCTATGCCGGTAACCTCTCAAACCTGGAAGATGTGGCTGACAAACCCAACTACCTCTTTTTGCAGGCTGATATCTGTGATTTTGAGCAGATGAGGAAACTCTTTTCGCAACATGAGGTGGAAGGGGTGATTCACCTCGCTGCGGAAAGCCATGTGGACCGCTCAATCACCGATCCCTTCTCCTTTGCACGCACCAATGTGATGGGTACGCTTAACCTGTTGCAGGCGGCACGTGAACAGTGGGGAGACCAACATCACGATAGACTCTTTTATCATGTCTCTACCGATGAGGTCTATGGTGCCTTGCCCCTGGGGGAAGGATTCTTTACCGAGGAAAGCCGCTATGAGCCACATAGCCCCTATTCCGCTTCAAAAGCGTCGTCCGACCATTTCGTGCGTGCTTACCACGACACCTACAGGTTGCCGGTGGTAATCTCCAACTGCTCCAACAACTACGGCCCCAATCAATTCCCTGAGAAACTGATACCCCTCTTCATCCGGAATATACGGGAAAACAAATCGCTGCCGGTCTACGGCAAGGGTGAGAACGTTCGCGACTGGCTCTACGTGGAAGATCATGCAGCTGCTATTGATCTGATCTTTCACCGTGGAAGGGTGGGAGAGACCTACAACATCGGCGGCTGGAACGAATGGCGCAACATCGACCTGATAAGACTGCTGATCAAAACGGTAGACAGGCAGCTGGGACGTCCGGCCGGTGCTTCCGATCATCTTATCACCTATGTCACGGACCGTGCGGGTCATGATCTTCGCTATGCCATCGACGCCACCAAGATCAGGAAGGAGTTGGGGTGGGAGCCTTCGCTCCGCTTTGAGGAAGGCATAGAGAAGACGGTAGAGTGGTATCTCAATCACCAGCAGTGGCTCGATGACATTGCCAGCGGAGCCTATCAACAAAGAGAGGTGTAA
- a CDS encoding DoxX family membrane protein: MNKNEINNKSVTNYAKGQLIALVSLRTLIGWYFLYEGVAKIFTPKWTAYGYLMDSQGLFAPLFRMIAENPDLMAIADFINIWGLTLIGLLLIIGLFEKIGYLGSAIFLVLFYLSHPPLLHVEYLLPTEGSYLWVDKNLVMLGAVAVLYFFPTSMRIGVDRIIFKSKSR; the protein is encoded by the coding sequence ATGAACAAAAATGAAATAAACAATAAGAGCGTGACCAACTATGCGAAAGGACAACTCATTGCGCTGGTAAGCTTACGCACATTGATTGGTTGGTATTTCCTCTATGAGGGGGTGGCCAAGATCTTTACCCCCAAGTGGACCGCCTATGGCTACCTGATGGACTCACAGGGTCTCTTTGCTCCGCTCTTCAGGATGATCGCGGAAAATCCCGATCTGATGGCGATAGCCGATTTCATCAATATCTGGGGATTGACATTGATTGGCCTGTTGCTGATCATTGGTCTTTTCGAGAAGATTGGCTACCTGGGGAGCGCAATCTTTTTAGTGCTCTTTTACCTGTCGCACCCACCATTGCTGCATGTGGAGTACTTGTTACCAACCGAAGGTTCCTACCTGTGGGTGGACAAGAACCTGGTAATGCTGGGCGCTGTGGCTGTGCTATATTTTTTCCCAACATCGATGAGAATTGGTGTTGATAGAATCATTTTTAAAAGCAAATCGAGATGA
- the rfbC gene encoding dTDP-4-dehydrorhamnose 3,5-epimerase, giving the protein MKIHKTNIEGVLIIEPRVFGDERGYFFESYSQREFEEKVCQTSFVQDNESKSKYGVVRGLHFQRAPYEQAKLVRVITGRVLDVAVDIREGSPTFGQYVSTELSGENKRQLFIPRGFAHGFAVLSEEVIFHYKCDNYYAPPYEGAIRWDDPKLAIDWMLPREDIILSEKDKNNPLL; this is encoded by the coding sequence ATGAAAATACATAAAACAAATATTGAAGGAGTACTGATCATCGAACCCAGGGTATTTGGCGATGAGCGGGGTTACTTCTTTGAGTCATACTCACAAAGAGAATTTGAGGAGAAGGTCTGTCAGACAAGCTTTGTGCAGGATAATGAGAGCAAATCAAAGTATGGTGTGGTGAGAGGGCTTCACTTTCAGCGGGCCCCGTATGAGCAGGCCAAGCTTGTGAGGGTGATCACCGGCCGTGTACTGGATGTTGCTGTTGACATCCGTGAAGGGTCACCCACCTTTGGTCAGTATGTATCCACGGAGCTGTCGGGAGAGAACAAGCGACAGCTCTTCATCCCGCGTGGTTTTGCTCATGGCTTCGCTGTGCTGAGCGAAGAGGTGATTTTTCATTATAAATGTGACAATTATTATGCACCTCCCTACGAAGGTGCCATCAGGTGGGATGATCCGAAGCTTGCCATCGATTGGATGCTGCCGCGGGAGGACATCATCCTCTCTGAGAAAGACAAAAACAACCCACTGCTATGA
- a CDS encoding dihydrofolate reductase has product MFQKIVAIEPTGLIPSAVEKLSSFAREVVLYDDIPENDQEILNRIGDADAVLISYTSRLEKQVLEKCDNLKYIGMCCSLYNPESANVDIHYANSRGITVTGIRDYGDEGVVEYVISELVRCLHGFDQEPWDGMPREITGLKAGIVGLGKSGGMIADALRFFGAEISYFARSEKKEARAKGYRYLPLDQLLSESEVVCCCLNRNTVLLHAAQFKKLGNRKILFNTGLSPAWDEAPFEEWLEGDNLCFCDSVGALGSDHLLNHPHVRCMEGSTGRTRQAFDRLSEKVLQNLTDYSGFKTQ; this is encoded by the coding sequence ATGTTCCAGAAAATAGTGGCCATTGAGCCAACAGGTCTTATCCCCTCAGCAGTGGAAAAACTGAGCAGCTTTGCCCGGGAAGTAGTTCTATATGACGACATCCCGGAGAACGACCAAGAGATCCTCAACCGCATCGGTGATGCCGATGCGGTGTTGATCAGTTATACCTCACGGCTCGAAAAGCAGGTGCTGGAGAAATGCGACAACCTGAAATACATCGGCATGTGCTGCTCCCTCTATAACCCTGAGAGCGCCAATGTGGACATCCATTATGCCAACAGCCGCGGCATCACCGTGACCGGTATTCGCGATTATGGTGATGAGGGGGTGGTGGAGTATGTGATCAGTGAACTGGTGCGCTGTCTCCACGGGTTCGACCAGGAACCCTGGGACGGTATGCCTCGCGAGATCACCGGGCTGAAGGCCGGCATCGTGGGACTCGGCAAGTCGGGCGGCATGATCGCCGATGCACTCCGCTTTTTCGGGGCTGAGATCAGCTATTTTGCCCGCAGCGAGAAGAAAGAAGCCCGGGCAAAGGGATACCGCTACCTGCCATTGGATCAATTGCTCAGTGAGAGCGAAGTAGTCTGTTGCTGCCTGAACAGGAACACGGTATTGCTGCATGCGGCACAATTCAAGAAATTAGGAAACAGGAAGATACTCTTCAACACGGGACTCTCACCCGCATGGGATGAAGCACCCTTCGAAGAGTGGCTGGAAGGCGACAACCTCTGCTTCTGCGACTCCGTGGGGGCACTGGGCAGTGATCATCTGCTCAACCACCCTCACGTGCGCTGCATGGAGGGTTCCACCGGACGCACCCGTCAGGCGTTCGACCGGCTCAGTGAGAAGGTGTTGCAAAACCTGACCGATTACAGCGGCTTCAAAACACAATAG
- the recG gene encoding ATP-dependent DNA helicase RecG: MNILQTDIKFVPGVGPKRAEILNKEIDAFTLGDLLRWYPYRYIDRTRIYYVHEIDSAQAYIQLKGKITAFESFGEGRRRRLVAHFTDGTGFVDLVWFQGIRFVESKYKLNQEYIVFGKPALFNGKWNIAHPDIDPFMNESDRPEGLMAMYNTTEKMKNHFLNSRTMQKIITAAFSLINERLPESLSPDVVKAAGLMPFHDALENIHFPKTPALLRDAEYRLKFEELFYIQLSIVRYASERKEKLKGFIFGMVGDYLNTFFREHLPFELTNAQKRVIKEIRRDTATGRQMNRLLQGDVGSGKTLVALMCMLIARDNGFQSALMAPTEILASQHYETFTQMLKGMKVRVALLTGSTRKKERESLHSALLTGEIDILIGTHALIEDVVQFHNLGFVVIDEQHRFGVVQRAKLWEKNLQPPHVLVMTATPIPRTLAMTVYGDLDVSVIDELPPGRKPVQTLHRYDKKRGALYQFIREQIVQGRQVYIVYPLIEESEKLDLKNLEEGYLHVREAFPEFSVCKMHGRMKAVEKEEVMRRFVQNEAQIMVSTTVIEVGVNVPNASVMVIESAQRFGLSQLHQLRGRVGRGADQSYCVLITPYELSADTRKRMEIMTESNDGFVIAEADLKLRGPGDLEGTQQSGVPFNLHIADLVRDNAILYRAREIAEQLIDEDPHLEQPHHRVLKQQLSRLAGNRYDWGRIS, translated from the coding sequence ATGAATATTCTGCAAACAGACATCAAATTTGTCCCGGGCGTGGGCCCCAAAAGAGCGGAGATCCTCAACAAGGAGATCGATGCTTTTACCCTGGGAGACCTCTTGCGCTGGTATCCCTATCGTTACATCGACCGTACGCGGATCTACTATGTGCATGAGATCGACAGTGCACAGGCTTACATACAGTTGAAAGGGAAGATCACCGCCTTCGAGTCCTTCGGTGAGGGACGCCGCCGGCGGCTGGTGGCCCATTTCACTGATGGCACCGGTTTCGTGGACCTGGTCTGGTTTCAGGGGATACGTTTTGTGGAGAGCAAGTACAAGCTTAACCAGGAGTATATCGTCTTCGGGAAGCCTGCGCTCTTCAACGGGAAGTGGAACATCGCACACCCTGACATCGATCCCTTTATGAACGAGTCGGATCGTCCTGAGGGGTTGATGGCGATGTACAACACCACTGAGAAGATGAAGAACCATTTTCTCAACTCCCGCACCATGCAGAAGATCATCACCGCTGCCTTCTCTCTCATTAACGAGCGATTGCCAGAGTCGCTCTCTCCCGATGTGGTAAAAGCGGCAGGGTTGATGCCCTTCCACGATGCGCTGGAGAACATACATTTCCCGAAAACACCCGCACTGCTGCGTGATGCCGAGTATCGGTTGAAGTTCGAGGAGCTGTTCTATATCCAGCTCAGCATCGTACGGTACGCCTCAGAGCGAAAGGAGAAGTTGAAAGGGTTCATCTTCGGGATGGTGGGTGACTACCTCAATACCTTTTTCAGGGAGCACCTCCCCTTTGAGCTTACCAATGCTCAGAAAAGAGTGATCAAAGAGATCAGACGTGATACCGCTACCGGCAGGCAGATGAACCGCCTCCTGCAGGGGGATGTGGGTAGCGGCAAGACTTTGGTGGCACTCATGTGTATGTTGATAGCCCGCGACAATGGCTTTCAGTCGGCACTGATGGCTCCCACCGAGATCCTGGCATCGCAACATTACGAGACATTTACACAGATGCTGAAGGGGATGAAGGTGCGTGTGGCTTTACTCACCGGTTCCACGCGGAAAAAGGAGCGAGAGTCGCTGCACAGTGCTCTCCTTACCGGTGAGATTGACATCCTGATTGGCACCCATGCACTCATAGAGGATGTGGTGCAGTTCCACAACCTGGGGTTCGTGGTGATCGATGAACAGCATCGCTTCGGCGTGGTGCAGCGAGCCAAACTTTGGGAAAAGAACCTACAGCCGCCCCACGTGCTGGTGATGACTGCCACCCCCATCCCGCGAACACTCGCCATGACCGTCTACGGCGACCTGGATGTGTCGGTGATCGATGAGCTGCCTCCCGGTCGCAAGCCGGTGCAGACACTTCATCGCTACGACAAGAAACGGGGTGCGCTCTACCAGTTCATTCGTGAGCAGATAGTACAGGGGCGGCAGGTTTACATCGTCTATCCGTTGATTGAGGAGAGCGAGAAGCTTGATCTGAAGAACCTTGAGGAGGGGTACCTGCATGTGCGGGAGGCATTTCCGGAGTTCAGTGTCTGCAAGATGCATGGCCGGATGAAGGCGGTGGAGAAGGAGGAGGTGATGCGTCGTTTTGTGCAGAATGAAGCACAAATCATGGTCTCCACCACTGTCATTGAGGTGGGGGTGAATGTCCCCAACGCCAGCGTGATGGTGATAGAAAGCGCCCAGCGTTTCGGCCTCTCGCAGCTGCACCAGCTGCGGGGTAGGGTGGGGCGAGGTGCCGACCAGTCCTACTGTGTACTGATCACGCCCTACGAGCTTTCGGCCGACACCCGCAAGCGGATGGAGATCATGACCGAGAGCAATGACGGCTTTGTGATTGCTGAGGCGGACCTGAAGCTGCGCGGTCCGGGCGACCTGGAGGGTACGCAGCAGAGCGGTGTTCCTTTCAACCTCCACATTGCCGATCTGGTGCGCGACAATGCCATTCTCTACAGAGCCCGCGAGATCGCTGAGCAACTCATCGATGAGGATCCACATCTGGAGCAACCCCATCACAGGGTGCTGAAGCAGCAGTTGAGCCGCCTTGCCGGCAATCGGTACGACTGGGGAAGAATCAGTTAA
- a CDS encoding serine hydroxymethyltransferase: MQQDRQLFDIIEREKERQLKGIELIASENFVSEQVMQAMGSVLTNKYAEGYPGRRYYGGCEVVDLSEQLAIDRLKELFGAEWANVQPHSGAQANAAVFLACMKAGDKFLGLNLSHGGHLSHGSPVNFSGLMFHPLAYNVREEDQRVDYDELEELARSERPKMIIAGASAYTREWDYARIRKVADEIGAIFMVDMAHPAGLIAAGLLENPLKHAHIVTSTTHKTLRGPRGGVILLGKDFENPWGVTTPKGEVKMMSALLDSAVFPGMQGGPLEHVIAAKAVSFHEALQPEYKTYQTQVKKNAAVMSQAFIDKGYNVVSGGTDNHCILVDLRSKFPDLTGKVAEKLLVEADITTNKNMVPFDSRSPFQTSGLRFGTPAITTRGGKEALMQEIVEMIDMVLADESKIAVVRDRVNSTMLQYPLFAW; the protein is encoded by the coding sequence ATGCAACAAGACAGGCAACTCTTTGACATCATAGAAAGAGAAAAAGAGAGACAATTGAAAGGGATCGAGCTGATTGCTTCGGAGAACTTTGTGAGCGAACAGGTGATGCAGGCCATGGGGTCGGTACTCACCAACAAATATGCGGAGGGGTATCCCGGGAGACGCTATTATGGCGGTTGTGAGGTGGTGGACCTGAGCGAACAGCTTGCCATCGACCGGTTGAAAGAACTGTTTGGTGCCGAGTGGGCAAACGTGCAGCCACATTCCGGTGCACAGGCCAATGCAGCTGTCTTCCTGGCCTGCATGAAAGCGGGTGATAAGTTCCTTGGACTTAATCTTTCACACGGAGGACATCTTTCCCACGGTTCACCTGTCAATTTCTCCGGACTGATGTTCCACCCCCTTGCTTACAATGTGCGGGAAGAGGATCAGCGGGTCGACTACGATGAGCTGGAAGAACTGGCACGCAGTGAACGGCCAAAGATGATCATCGCAGGTGCTTCGGCTTACACACGTGAGTGGGATTACGCCCGCATCCGCAAGGTGGCAGACGAGATTGGTGCCATCTTCATGGTGGACATGGCACACCCGGCGGGACTGATTGCCGCGGGGTTGCTGGAGAACCCGCTGAAACATGCCCACATCGTTACCTCCACCACACACAAGACACTGCGTGGACCGCGCGGCGGTGTGATACTGCTAGGGAAGGACTTTGAGAACCCATGGGGTGTCACCACTCCCAAGGGAGAGGTGAAGATGATGTCGGCACTGCTCGACTCAGCTGTCTTCCCCGGCATGCAGGGAGGTCCGTTGGAGCATGTGATCGCCGCCAAGGCGGTCTCTTTCCACGAGGCATTGCAGCCCGAATACAAAACTTACCAGACCCAGGTGAAGAAGAACGCGGCAGTGATGTCGCAGGCGTTCATCGACAAAGGGTATAACGTGGTGTCGGGAGGTACCGACAACCATTGCATCCTGGTGGACCTGCGCAGCAAGTTCCCCGACCTGACCGGCAAGGTGGCGGAGAAGTTGCTGGTGGAGGCGGATATCACCACCAACAAGAACATGGTGCCGTTCGACAGCCGCTCACCCTTCCAGACCTCGGGACTGAGGTTCGGGACACCGGCTATCACCACCCGTGGCGGTAAGGAAGCGTTGATGCAGGAGATCGTGGAGATGATCGACATGGTACTGGCAGATGAATCCAAGATCGCTGTCGTGCGCGACAGGGTGAACAGCACCATGCTGCAATACCCGCTCTTTGCCTGGTAG
- a CDS encoding tyrosine phenol-lyase: MNQNNYPAEPFRIKSVEPVRMISREERVKVIKTAGYNTFLIPSDDVYIDLLTDSGTNAMSDRQWAGMMMGDEAYAGSRNFIHLEETVRELFGFSHLVPTHQGRGAENLLSQIAIRPGQYVPGNMYFTTTRYHQERNGGIFADVICDEAHDATLSLPFKGNIDLKKLQQLIDKKGAENIAYVCLAVTVNLAGGQPVSMRNIREVRELTARHGIKVFFDATRCVENAYFIREQEEGYAHKPIADIVREMFSYGDGCTMSGKKDCLVNIGGFLCLNDEELFSQAKELVVVYEGMPSYGGMAGRDMEAMAIGLRESMQFEYIEHRVKQVGYLGDRLLEAGIPVVEPIGGHAVFLDARRFCPHLTQDQFPAQSLAANLYLESGVRSMERGIVSAGRNKITGDHHHPKLETVRLTIPRRVYTYRHMDLVADAVISLYGRREQIKGLRFVYEPKQLRFFTARFEEIE; this comes from the coding sequence ATGAACCAAAACAACTATCCGGCTGAGCCTTTTCGTATCAAATCGGTAGAACCTGTCAGAATGATCTCCCGTGAAGAGCGGGTAAAAGTGATCAAAACAGCAGGTTACAACACCTTCCTAATTCCAAGCGATGATGTCTATATCGACCTGCTCACCGACAGTGGTACAAATGCCATGAGCGACCGCCAATGGGCCGGCATGATGATGGGTGATGAAGCTTATGCCGGGAGCCGCAACTTTATTCACCTGGAAGAGACCGTACGGGAACTGTTCGGTTTCAGCCATCTGGTTCCAACCCATCAGGGAAGAGGAGCGGAGAACCTGCTCTCCCAGATTGCCATCCGGCCGGGACAATATGTGCCGGGTAACATGTACTTCACCACCACCCGCTATCACCAGGAGCGAAACGGGGGCATCTTCGCCGACGTGATCTGTGATGAGGCTCACGATGCCACGCTCTCTCTGCCCTTTAAGGGAAACATCGACCTGAAAAAACTACAGCAGCTGATTGACAAGAAAGGAGCGGAGAACATCGCCTACGTATGTCTGGCGGTGACGGTCAACCTGGCCGGTGGACAGCCGGTAAGCATGCGCAACATCAGGGAGGTGCGGGAGCTGACCGCACGACATGGCATTAAGGTTTTCTTCGATGCCACCCGCTGCGTGGAGAATGCCTATTTCATCCGTGAACAGGAGGAGGGGTATGCCCACAAGCCCATTGCCGATATCGTACGTGAGATGTTCAGCTATGGCGACGGCTGTACCATGAGCGGCAAGAAGGATTGCCTGGTCAACATCGGCGGGTTCCTCTGCCTTAACGACGAGGAGCTTTTCTCCCAGGCGAAGGAGCTGGTGGTGGTCTACGAGGGGATGCCCTCCTATGGCGGGATGGCCGGCAGAGACATGGAGGCGATGGCAATCGGCTTGCGGGAGTCGATGCAGTTTGAATATATCGAGCACCGGGTGAAGCAGGTGGGCTACCTGGGCGACCGCCTTCTGGAGGCAGGGATACCCGTGGTAGAGCCAATCGGCGGCCATGCCGTTTTCCTTGACGCACGTCGTTTCTGTCCCCATCTCACACAGGATCAGTTCCCGGCACAGAGCCTCGCGGCAAATCTATACCTTGAATCGGGTGTCAGGAGCATGGAGCGGGGCATCGTCTCAGCGGGCAGGAACAAGATTACCGGTGATCACCATCACCCGAAGTTGGAGACGGTGCGGCTCACCATCCCACGAAGGGTTTACACATATCGTCACATGGACCTCGTAGCCGATGCGGTTATTTCTCTCTACGGGCGTCGGGAGCAGATTAAAGGGCTGCGGTTTGTCTATGAACCCAAGCAGCTCCGTTTCTTCACCGCACGCTTCGAGGAGATAGAGTGA
- a CDS encoding Gfo/Idh/MocA family oxidoreductase, which translates to MSEKDITPHEKNNDQGNLNKKPVSHGRRDALKALATVPVLGAMAYGVYRKRKQEMRNITSADMFHFNSEISPLTPLSPDGKTIRLGIIGSGIRGKQLMIALGFATPQYVEDLIQANKQNSADNRYRDFREQEDLKIVITAVCDIFDVHAGEAVAAGANINREGLKSQYGSTPKRYVNYRDLLAAEDVDAVVIASPDHWHGQMALDAARAGKHVYLEKPMTWTVPETYALRSAVKESGIIFQLGHQNRQVEAYTRAREIVTKGLLGTVSLIETGTNRNDPNGAWVYPIHPDANPQTIDWQQFEGDPDRVKEYMDYMTSAGLAQYVGPDPRDKFSLERFFRWRCWWDYSTGLSGDLLTHEYDAMNQIMDLGIPSSASSSGGVYFFRDGRTVPDVLQTSFEFADKGLTMLYSATLASQFNRSRKIMGHDATMEVGNTLTVTIDPRSEQYREKIDNGTIKPGEPFYHYVPGKSIDAVTSATELYFAERGLLYSYVDGKRYNTTYLHLREWLECIRSGKQPSCNIDRGFEEAITAHMGTRAYLEGRTMYWDAEKEEITRG; encoded by the coding sequence ATGAGCGAAAAAGATATTACCCCTCACGAAAAGAACAACGATCAGGGGAACCTGAATAAGAAACCGGTTTCACACGGCAGAAGAGATGCCCTCAAGGCACTGGCAACAGTGCCTGTACTGGGTGCGATGGCTTATGGTGTCTATCGGAAAAGAAAACAGGAGATGCGCAACATCACCTCTGCCGACATGTTCCACTTCAACTCCGAAATCTCACCCCTCACGCCACTCTCTCCCGACGGAAAAACCATCCGTCTTGGCATCATCGGTTCGGGTATCCGGGGCAAGCAACTGATGATTGCCCTCGGGTTCGCCACACCTCAATATGTGGAAGATCTGATACAGGCAAACAAGCAGAACAGCGCCGACAACCGTTACCGGGATTTCAGGGAGCAGGAGGATTTGAAGATCGTGATTACTGCTGTCTGTGACATATTCGATGTACATGCCGGGGAAGCCGTCGCTGCCGGAGCAAACATCAACCGTGAGGGTCTCAAGAGTCAATATGGTTCAACACCAAAAAGATACGTCAACTACCGTGATCTGCTCGCTGCAGAAGATGTGGATGCCGTGGTGATTGCCTCTCCCGACCACTGGCACGGACAGATGGCTCTCGATGCCGCCCGCGCCGGCAAGCATGTCTACCTGGAGAAACCGATGACCTGGACCGTCCCGGAGACCTATGCACTGCGGAGTGCAGTGAAGGAGAGCGGTATCATCTTCCAGCTGGGCCACCAGAACCGGCAGGTGGAAGCCTACACAAGAGCCCGTGAGATCGTAACCAAAGGATTACTGGGCACAGTATCATTGATCGAGACCGGCACCAACCGCAACGACCCCAACGGGGCATGGGTCTATCCCATCCACCCTGATGCAAATCCGCAGACCATCGACTGGCAGCAGTTTGAAGGCGATCCGGACAGGGTGAAGGAGTACATGGATTACATGACCTCGGCCGGACTGGCGCAATATGTAGGACCCGACCCTCGCGACAAGTTCAGCCTGGAACGTTTCTTCCGCTGGCGTTGCTGGTGGGATTACAGCACCGGCCTGAGCGGCGACCTGCTCACACATGAGTATGACGCCATGAACCAGATCATGGATCTTGGCATCCCCAGCTCTGCCAGTTCGTCGGGAGGGGTCTATTTCTTCCGTGACGGACGTACAGTACCCGACGTCCTGCAGACCTCCTTTGAGTTCGCCGACAAGGGGCTCACCATGCTCTACTCCGCCACGCTGGCCAGCCAGTTCAACAGAAGCCGCAAGATCATGGGCCACGATGCCACCATGGAGGTGGGCAACACGCTCACGGTCACCATCGACCCACGATCAGAACAATACCGGGAAAAAATTGACAACGGTACCATCAAACCGGGGGAACCGTTCTACCATTACGTGCCGGGCAAGAGCATCGATGCTGTCACCTCAGCCACCGAGCTCTATTTCGCTGAGAGGGGGCTGCTCTACTCTTATGTGGACGGAAAACGGTACAACACCACCTATCTCCACCTGCGGGAGTGGCTGGAGTGCATCCGCAGCGGAAAACAGCCCTCCTGCAACATTGACCGGGGGTTCGAGGAGGCGATCACGGCTCATATGGGCACCCGTGCCTACCTGGAGGGGCGCACTATGTACTGGGATGCGGAAAAAGAGGAGATCACCAGGGGGTAG
- a CDS encoding DUF108 domain-containing protein codes for MKKLVIVGCGYLAEVVAKALLDGLLPEYQLIGVYSRTAAKAECLAARMDAAGRACEACHTMEELLALKPDYLVEAASPAAMKELALPTLENGTSIITLSIGAFADTDFYEKVREMATANGQRVYIASGATGGFDVLRTASLMGNASARFFNGKGVAALRRSPHYTPDMEQQEKVIFSGTAREAINTFPTGLNVAVAASLATVGPEQLQVTMKSTPAFTGDRQRVEIENEQVHAVVDVFSATSEIAAWSVVATLQNIVSSIVF; via the coding sequence ATGAAAAAACTTGTGATTGTGGGATGCGGCTATCTGGCCGAGGTAGTTGCCAAAGCGTTGCTAGACGGATTGTTGCCGGAGTATCAACTCATTGGTGTTTATTCAAGAACAGCAGCCAAGGCGGAGTGTCTGGCAGCACGAATGGATGCAGCGGGCAGAGCGTGCGAAGCATGCCACACGATGGAGGAGCTGCTCGCTTTGAAGCCTGATTACCTGGTGGAAGCAGCCTCCCCGGCAGCCATGAAGGAGTTGGCGCTGCCTACGCTGGAGAATGGTACTTCAATCATCACCTTATCGATCGGCGCATTTGCCGACACAGACTTTTATGAAAAAGTGAGGGAAATGGCCACAGCAAATGGTCAGCGGGTCTATATCGCTTCCGGGGCCACCGGAGGCTTCGATGTGCTCCGTACGGCATCATTGATGGGAAACGCCAGTGCTCGGTTCTTTAATGGCAAGGGTGTTGCTGCCCTGCGGCGATCGCCCCACTACACACCCGACATGGAGCAACAGGAGAAAGTGATCTTCTCCGGCACGGCCAGGGAGGCCATCAACACCTTTCCCACGGGGCTTAACGTGGCAGTGGCTGCCTCGCTGGCCACGGTAGGACCGGAGCAACTGCAGGTGACGATGAAGTCGACACCCGCCTTCACCGGCGACAGGCAGCGGGTTGAGATTGAGAATGAACAGGTGCATGCCGTGGTGGATGTCTTCAGCGCTACCTCTGAGATCGCTGCCTGGTCGGTAGTGGCCACCCTGCAGAATATTGTTTCTTCTATTGTGTTTTGA